From a region of the Panicum virgatum strain AP13 chromosome 2K, P.virgatum_v5, whole genome shotgun sequence genome:
- the LOC120695415 gene encoding uncharacterized protein LOC120695415 — translation MNCDWADLVAGLDGEPEHSLVPVEAPGIVDEALPPAVELPAQIIDWNALEITEIYDEYEGRLEIIEDDHVFRLLGLRDEEENAEKARKDAGIGGMPAETPADKAYCHLGVDTCNRSAHWASGPKMNSAGPMLL, via the exons ATGAActgcgattgggctgatcttgTTGCTGG GCTCGATGGAGAGCCTGAGCATAGTTTAGTGCCAGTAGAAGCACCTGGTATAGTAGATGAAGCTTTACCTCCTGCAGTAGAGTTGCCAGCACAAATTATTGATTGGAATGCACTTGAAATAACTGAAATATATGATGAGTATGAAGGAAGGTTGGAAATCATCGAGGATGACCATGTGTTTCGACTTTTGGGTTTGAGAGATGAGGAAGAAAATGCCGAGAAGGCTAGAAAAGATGCAGGAATAGGTGGTATGCCTGCTGAGACGCCTGCTGATAAAGCATATTGCCATCTTGGAGTTGATACTTGTAACAGATCAGCCCATTGGGCCAGTGGGCCAAAAATGAATAGTGCTGGGCCGATGTTACTGTAG